One region of Wyeomyia smithii strain HCP4-BCI-WySm-NY-G18 chromosome 3, ASM2978416v1, whole genome shotgun sequence genomic DNA includes:
- the LOC129728596 gene encoding uncharacterized protein LOC129728596, with product MTIPDTGELQKHLPNIILHGRGKFVRTFAFLDEGSSATLMEHSLLDELSLEGESFPLCLGWTGDHQRQEMKSIMLVLEISGTRDAEMYRMSKVHTVESLSLPRQTLRMEELASAYRHLEGVPADSYRNVQPRILIGMDNCRLGHALDSREGGKEEPIATRTRLGWIVFGPCSKTSHPTTNFTAHHSLHVCPCCERSDVDLHNIVKAYMSLDSTGVTSPVKPLLSKDDERAEQLLKSLTHVEGKRIETGLLWRCDDVRMPDSKPMAMKRLICLEKRMQRDPVLAEAVKEKIRDYERAGHIEKLTASQLAEKSERVWYLPIFPVVNPNKPNKMRLVWDAAAKVLGVSLNPFLLTGPDQVTSLVSVLQRFREFRVAITGDIREMFLQILMNRRDQQCLRFLWRNGEQDRNPDVYVTRVMTFGATCSPSSAQYVKNYNAQRFQDQFPRAAEAIMKEHYVDDMLSSVETEEEAIQLAKDVRHVRSEAGFEIRKWLSNSSRVLLELKASPATETFTYKLSPRINDELLRGDIVPTKRQILSTLMTIYDPLGLMAHFLMFLKILLQEIWRSGVGWDESVKSEQLVKWQTWLRVLPQVESVCVPRCYRLKTSTGERNTIQLHVFVDASENGFAAVAYLRFEENGKVECALVRAKTRVAPLRFVSIPRLELQAAVIGARLANDAMETHKMKPTQRVFWTDSRNVLCWLDSDHRKYHQFVTVRISEMLELTETTEWNWVPTKLNIADDATKWQTLPDLSPTSRWFRGPEFMWGPKEGWPIVESRFEHTAEEERSHVLHHFVDRALFRWENDGKIYIKIKRWEYI from the exons ATGACGATACCCGATACCGGCGAGCTGCAGAAACACCTGCCGAACA TTATCCTTCATGGACGAGGCAAGTTCGTTCGCACTTTCGCATTCTTGGACGAAGGCTCGTCGGCGACGTTGATGGAACACAGTTTGTTGGACGAATTAAGTCTTGAAGGCGAGTCGTTCCCCTTATGTCTCGGCTGGACGGGAGATCATCAACGTCAGGAGATGAAATCCATAATGCTAGTGCTGGAGATTTCTGGAACGCGCGATGCGGAGATGTACCGGATGTCGAAAGTTCACACAGTGGAGAGCCTTTCTCTACCACGGCAGACATTGAGGATGGAGGAGCTAGCATCAGCCTATCGGCACTTGGAAGGCGTGCCAGCGGATTCCTATCGAAATGTTCAGCCACGAATACTCATCGGCATGGACAACTGCCGCTTGGGTCACGCGTTGGATAGCAGAGAAGGAGGAAAGGAAGAACCGATCGCCACCAGAACTCGTCTAGGGTGGATAGTGTTCGGACCATGCTCAAAGACATCTCATCCAACGACGAACTTCACTGCGCACCACAGCCTTCACGTGTGCCCATGCTGCGAGCGAAGCGACGTAGATCTTCATAATATAGTGAAGGCGTATATGTCTCTGGACAGCACCGGGGTAACGAGTCCCGTCAAACCGTTGTTATCGAAAGACGACGAGCGAGCGGAACAGTTACTGAAATCATTGACGCATGTGGAAGGAAAACGGATAGAAACCGGTCTGCTCTGGCGATGTGACGATGTTCGAATGCCTGACAGCAAACCAATGGCAATGAAGCGACTAATCTGCTTGGAGAAGCGTATGCAGCGAGATCCTGTGTTGGCTGAGGCGGTGAAGGAGAAGATTCGGGACTACGAACGAGCCGGCCACATCGAAAAACTGACGGCAAGCCAGCTAGCCGAGAAATCCGAACGGGTTTGGTATCTCCCAATTTTTCCGGTGGTCAACCCTAACAAACCAAACAAGATGCGCTTAGTGTGGGACGCAGCCGCTAAAGTCTTGGGAGTCAGCCTGAATCCATTTCTACTGACAGGGCCGGATCAAGTAACCTCCTTGGTATCTGTGCTACAGCGCTTTCGAGAGTTTCGCGTTGCCATCACGGGCGATATTCGAGAAATGTTTCTCCAGATCTTGATGAACCGGCGCGATCAACAGTGTTTAAGGTTCCTATGGCGAAACGGTGAACAAGACCGCAACCCAGACGTTTACGTTACGAGAGTAATGACATTCGGAGCGACATGCTCGCCCAGCAGCGCGCAGTATGTTAAGAACTACAATGCGCAGCGGTTCCAAGACCAATTCCCGAGGGCAGCAGAGGCGATAATGAAGGAGCATTATGTTGACGACATGCTCTCAAGCGTAGAGACGGAAGAGGAAGCGATACAGTTGGCGAAAGATGTGCGACACGTTCGTTCGGAAGCAGGTTTCGAGATCCGGAAATGGCTGTCGAATTCGAGTCGAGTGCTGCTGGAGTTGAAGGCGAGTCCCG CGACCGAAACGTTCACCTACAAGTTATCGCCGAGGATCAACGATGAACTGCTGCGAGGTGACATCGTCCCAACGAAAAGGCAGATCCTCAGCACGCTTATGACGATCTACGATCCCCTGGGATTAATGGCGCATTTCCTAATGTTCCTAAAGATACTGCTGCAGGAAATTTGGCGGAGTGGTGTAGGCTGGGACGAGTCTGTCAAGAGCGAACAGCTAGTGAAATGGCAGACATGGTTACGGGTACTCCCGCAAGTGGAATCGGTCTGTGTGCCAAGGTGTTACCGACTGAAGACGAGCACGGGAGAGCGGAATACGATTCAGCTGCACGTGTTCGTGGATGCGTCGGAGAACGGCTTCGCTGCAGTCGCCTATCTGCGGTTCGAAGAAAATGGAAAAGTGGAATGTGCACTCGTCCGTGCAAAGACAAGAGTAGCCCCGTTGCGTTTTGTGTCGATTCCCAGACTAGAACTACAAGCCGCAGTCATTGGAGCCCGCCTAGCGAACGACGCTATGGAGACTCACAAGATGAAGCCCACGCAAAGGGTTTTCTGGACGGATTCACGCAACGTTCTCTGTTGGTTGGACTCCGATCACCGAAAGTACCATCAGTTCGTAACGGTGCGGATCAGCGAGATGCTAGAGTTGACGGAGACGACGGAGTGGAACTGGGTCCCGACGAAGCTGAACATCGCTGACGATGCCACGAAGTGGCAGA